From Phenylobacterium immobile (ATCC 35973), a single genomic window includes:
- the cysW gene encoding sulfate ABC transporter permease subunit CysW: MSRASSIRLPGIAPLMVLASVLIMGALVGAPLFMVFQQAFKEGFAAFARALSEPDAQHAVKLTLLVAAISVPLNAVFGVASAWVVTKFEFRGKTLLLTIIDLPFSISPVISGLVWVLLFGAHGWFGAWLIEHDVKIIFATTGLVLATILVTLPFVARELIPLMQDQGADEEAAALTLGASGFTTFWKITLPNIRWALLYGVLLCNARAMGEFGAVSVVSGHIRGQTTTLPLHVEVLYNDYDFVGAFAAASLLTGLGLVTLVLKTALEWRHSGELSANRRH; the protein is encoded by the coding sequence ATGAGCCGGGCCAGCTCGATCCGCTTGCCGGGCATCGCGCCGCTGATGGTGCTGGCCTCGGTGCTCATCATGGGCGCGCTCGTGGGCGCACCGTTATTCATGGTCTTCCAGCAGGCCTTCAAGGAAGGTTTCGCCGCCTTCGCCCGCGCGCTCTCCGAACCCGACGCCCAGCACGCCGTGAAGCTCACCCTGCTGGTGGCGGCGATTTCCGTGCCACTGAATGCGGTCTTCGGCGTGGCCTCGGCGTGGGTGGTCACCAAGTTCGAGTTTCGCGGCAAGACGCTGCTGCTCACAATCATCGACTTGCCGTTCTCGATCTCGCCCGTGATCTCAGGCCTGGTCTGGGTGCTGCTGTTCGGCGCGCATGGCTGGTTCGGCGCCTGGCTGATCGAGCACGACGTCAAGATCATCTTCGCCACCACGGGCCTGGTCCTGGCGACCATCCTGGTGACCTTGCCCTTCGTGGCGCGCGAACTGATCCCGCTGATGCAGGACCAGGGGGCGGATGAGGAGGCTGCGGCGCTCACCCTGGGCGCCAGCGGCTTCACGACCTTCTGGAAGATCACCCTGCCCAATATCCGTTGGGCGCTGCTCTATGGCGTGCTGCTGTGCAATGCGCGGGCCATGGGCGAATTCGGCGCGGTCTCGGTGGTCTCCGGCCACATCCGCGGCCAAACCACGACGCTGCCGCTGCACGTCGAGGTGCTCTACAATGACTATGATTTCGTCGGCGCCTTCGCGGCCGCCTCCCTCCTGACGGGCCTCGGCCTCGTCACCCTCGTCTTGAAGACCGCTCTCGAATGGCGACACTCCGGTGAACTCAGTGCAAACCGCCGACATTGA
- the cysT gene encoding sulfate ABC transporter permease subunit CysT: MTDSRFESLSRELLLPEPPQRRLPRFREPSILPGFRLSLGITLFYLCLIVIIPLAALVLRPWELGLEGLVRTLSEQRVATALRLSFGLSLLAALTNAPLGLLIAWTLTRYEFPGRRLLDALVDLPFALPTAVAGIALTAIYAPNGPVGAVFAKIGVKTAYSPLGIFIALVFIGLPFVVRAIQPVLQEIDREVEEAAQTLGATDLQRAALVIFPTVAPALLSGVSLAFARAVGEYGSVVFIAGNMPFKTEIAPLLIVIKLEEYDYAGAAAVGVAMLVISFGALVAFNIAQMLIARRGRR, translated from the coding sequence ATGACCGACAGCCGCTTCGAAAGTCTCTCCCGCGAACTGCTGTTGCCGGAGCCGCCCCAGAGGCGGCTTCCACGCTTTCGCGAGCCGTCCATCCTGCCGGGCTTCAGACTCAGCCTGGGGATCACGCTTTTCTATCTATGCTTGATCGTCATCATCCCCCTGGCAGCCTTGGTCTTGCGGCCGTGGGAGCTTGGGCTCGAGGGTCTTGTCCGGACACTCTCCGAGCAGCGGGTGGCGACGGCGCTTCGTCTGAGCTTCGGCCTTTCGCTCCTCGCGGCCCTGACCAATGCGCCGCTGGGCCTGCTGATCGCGTGGACGCTGACGCGTTATGAATTTCCCGGCCGGCGGCTCCTCGACGCCCTGGTCGACCTGCCCTTCGCCCTGCCGACGGCGGTGGCGGGCATTGCGCTCACCGCCATCTATGCGCCGAACGGGCCGGTGGGCGCGGTCTTCGCCAAGATCGGCGTCAAGACCGCCTATTCGCCGCTCGGCATCTTCATCGCGCTTGTCTTCATCGGCCTGCCCTTCGTGGTGCGCGCCATTCAACCGGTGCTGCAGGAGATTGACCGCGAGGTTGAAGAGGCCGCTCAAACCTTGGGCGCAACCGACCTGCAGCGCGCCGCCTTGGTGATCTTCCCCACCGTCGCACCGGCGCTGCTGAGCGGCGTCAGCCTGGCCTTCGCCCGCGCCGTCGGCGAGTACGGCTCGGTGGTGTTCATCGCCGGCAACATGCCGTTCAAGACCGAGATCGCGCCGCTGCTCATCGTCATCAAGCTTGAGGAATATGACTACGCCGGCGCTGCGGCCGTCGGCGTCGCCATGCTGGTGATCTCCTTCGGCGCCCTGGTCGCCTTCAACATCGCCCAGATGCTGATCGCGCGGCGAGGCCGCCGATGA